From Halotia branconii CENA392, the proteins below share one genomic window:
- a CDS encoding carotenoid oxygenase family protein — protein MQNLEIEKKVTLEKSYAREDWQGGYQSLTQEYDYWIDDVEGQIPSELQGTLFRNGPGLLDINGERIHHPFDGDGMISRISFINGRAHFRNRFVHTEGYLAEQKAGKILYRGVFGTQKAGGWLANLFDFQIKNIANTNVIYWGGKLLALWEAAEPHRLDPHTLETLGKEYFNGVLSTGEAFGAHPRFDLSCAQDGGVPCLVNFSIQPGLSTKITIFELNLAGEIIRKYARSVPGFCFIHDFVITPNYCIFFQNPVIFNPIPLALGIRAAGECIKFQPNQPTRIIVIPRNWQTKQTGVKILETQSGFVFHHINAFEVEKEIVIDSICYESLPEVEPESDFRQVDFEAQSPGQLWRFTLNLQDETVKKELIENRCCEFPTINPANAGQSYRYLYMGATDQETGNAPLQALLKIDLESGERQLWSVAPRGFMGEPIFVPRPGSTKEDDGWVLALVYDAADHRSDVVILDANDFGKGAIARLHLQHHIPYGLHGSFTSEVFKLV, from the coding sequence ATGCAGAATTTAGAAATCGAAAAAAAAGTAACCTTAGAAAAATCTTATGCTCGTGAAGACTGGCAGGGAGGATATCAATCTCTCACTCAAGAATATGATTATTGGATTGATGATGTAGAAGGACAAATTCCCTCAGAACTCCAAGGCACGTTATTTAGAAATGGCCCTGGTTTGCTAGATATAAATGGAGAACGCATTCATCACCCTTTTGATGGTGATGGCATGATTAGCCGAATCAGTTTTATTAATGGTCGCGCTCATTTTCGCAATCGTTTTGTTCATACCGAAGGTTATTTAGCAGAACAAAAAGCTGGAAAAATTCTCTATCGTGGTGTTTTTGGTACTCAAAAAGCCGGTGGTTGGTTAGCTAATTTATTTGATTTTCAAATTAAAAATATTGCCAACACCAACGTTATCTACTGGGGTGGTAAACTTTTAGCATTATGGGAAGCTGCTGAACCGCATCGCCTCGATCCTCATACCTTAGAAACATTAGGCAAAGAGTACTTCAATGGTGTTTTATCAACAGGTGAAGCTTTTGGCGCTCATCCTCGTTTTGACCTTAGTTGCGCTCAAGATGGAGGCGTGCCTTGCTTAGTCAACTTTTCGATTCAGCCAGGACTATCTACTAAAATTACTATTTTTGAACTCAATCTAGCTGGCGAAATTATTAGGAAATACGCTCGTAGTGTTCCAGGTTTTTGTTTTATTCACGACTTTGTAATTACCCCTAATTATTGTATATTCTTTCAAAATCCTGTTATTTTCAACCCCATACCTTTAGCTTTAGGCATACGCGCAGCTGGTGAATGTATTAAGTTTCAACCAAATCAACCAACTCGGATTATAGTTATTCCTCGCAACTGGCAAACAAAGCAAACAGGTGTAAAAATTCTGGAAACTCAATCTGGTTTTGTTTTCCATCACATCAATGCTTTTGAGGTGGAAAAGGAAATTGTAATTGACTCTATTTGTTATGAATCTTTACCCGAAGTTGAGCCAGAAAGTGATTTTCGACAAGTTGATTTTGAAGCGCAATCACCTGGGCAACTTTGGCGGTTTACTCTCAATCTTCAGGATGAGACAGTAAAAAAAGAGTTGATTGAAAACCGCTGTTGTGAGTTTCCGACTATAAATCCAGCTAATGCGGGACAATCTTATCGATATCTGTATATGGGTGCTACTGATCAAGAAACTGGTAATGCTCCTTTGCAAGCGTTGCTGAAGATTGATTTAGAGTCTGGGGAAAGACAACTTTGGAGTGTTGCACCCCGTGGTTTTATGGGTGAACCGATTTTTGTACCGCGTCCAGGTTCAACTAAGGAAGATGATGGTTGGGTATTGGCTTTAGTTTATGATGCTGCTGATCATCGCTCAGATGTGGTGATTTTGGATGCTAATGATTTTGGTAAAGGTGCGATCGCTAGGCTACATCTCCAGCATCATATTCCTTATGGTCTACATGGTAGCTTTACTTCTGAAGTTTTTAAATTGGTCTGA
- a CDS encoding peptidylprolyl isomerase: protein MRLKVSQYLVALLMVSALMLGGCSTEQVTSSNSSPTSAAVETSTATTTAEATSVSQTTSESIPGMKDLPRLEGKATVVMTVKGSPITIEVDGTNAPITAGNFVDLVQKGVYDGLVFHRVVREPQPFVVQGGDPQSKDPKVPANRLGTGGYIDPKTGNERRIPLEIKPQGEPNPIYGKTLESAGVTKPPELQHKMGAVAMARSQMPDSASSQFYFALADLAFLDGSYAVFGKVTDGFDVVNKIQQGDRIDSAKVTQGAENLKTPGS from the coding sequence ATGCGTTTAAAAGTTTCACAATATTTGGTTGCGCTTTTGATGGTCAGTGCTTTGATGTTGGGAGGATGTTCAACAGAGCAGGTTACTTCTTCTAACTCTTCTCCAACCTCCGCAGCAGTGGAGACAAGTACTGCAACAACTACTGCTGAAGCAACATCTGTATCACAAACTACTAGTGAGAGTATTCCTGGAATGAAAGATTTACCACGGCTCGAAGGCAAAGCTACTGTGGTGATGACGGTTAAAGGTTCGCCGATTACTATCGAAGTAGACGGTACGAATGCCCCAATTACAGCCGGCAACTTCGTAGATTTAGTGCAAAAAGGTGTATATGATGGGTTAGTTTTCCATCGAGTTGTACGCGAACCCCAACCGTTTGTAGTGCAAGGGGGCGACCCCCAAAGCAAAGACCCGAAAGTTCCGGCAAATAGGCTGGGAACAGGGGGCTATATTGACCCGAAAACTGGCAATGAGCGCCGTATACCCTTAGAAATTAAGCCACAAGGGGAACCAAACCCAATTTACGGTAAGACATTAGAATCAGCTGGGGTAACGAAACCACCTGAGTTGCAGCATAAAATGGGTGCAGTGGCAATGGCGCGATCGCAAATGCCCGATTCAGCTTCTTCACAGTTTTACTTCGCCCTAGCAGATCTAGCGTTCCTAGATGGTAGCTACGCTGTTTTTGGCAAAGTCACTGACGGATTCGATGTAGTTAATAAAATTCAGCAAGGCGATCGCATCGACTCTGCTAAAGTCACTCAAGGCGCAGAAAATCTGAAAACACCCGGTTCGTAG
- a CDS encoding beta-ketoacyl-ACP synthase has product MPHTPLVKVVITGIGLVSALGTSLEESWQKLIAAKSGIKWYQPFPKLEPFPLGLIGQQPAKLKRLTQTVVAAALQDSGLNPPLPDCAVVIGSSRSHQGSWELLARQMHGYDSTTWENKEVVLEDWLNTLPHTNAIAAARQIGATGTVLAPMAACATGIWALAQAALLVQTGQYQRAIAGAVEAPITPLTLAGFQQMGALAKTGAYPFDLRREGLVLGEGAAVFVLESAELAKQRQAKIYGEILGFGLTTDAYHPNQPEPAGKSAIAAIKQCLERSNLTLADIDYIHAHGTATLLNDRIESKIIQQLFPQGVAVSSTKGATGHTLGASGALGVAFSLLALKHQTLPPCVGLQQSEFDLNLVTAAHYSKIQQVLCFSFGFGGQNAIIALR; this is encoded by the coding sequence ATGCCCCATACCCCATTGGTTAAAGTCGTTATCACTGGTATTGGTTTAGTTTCTGCTTTAGGCACAAGCCTAGAGGAGAGTTGGCAAAAATTAATTGCGGCTAAATCTGGAATTAAATGGTATCAACCATTTCCAAAACTCGAACCGTTTCCTTTAGGCTTGATTGGTCAACAACCAGCAAAATTAAAAAGACTGACCCAAACAGTTGTCGCTGCTGCATTGCAAGATAGCGGCTTAAATCCTCCTTTACCCGACTGTGCTGTGGTTATTGGATCAAGTCGCAGTCATCAGGGATCTTGGGAGTTGCTAGCACGACAAATGCATGGGTATGATTCCACCACCTGGGAAAACAAAGAGGTGGTTTTAGAAGATTGGTTAAATACCCTACCCCATACAAATGCGATCGCAGCGGCACGACAAATTGGCGCAACAGGCACAGTTTTAGCACCGATGGCAGCTTGTGCTACTGGTATTTGGGCGCTTGCTCAAGCGGCTCTACTCGTGCAAACTGGTCAATATCAAAGAGCGATCGCTGGAGCAGTAGAAGCACCAATTACACCTTTAACTTTGGCAGGTTTTCAGCAAATGGGGGCTTTAGCGAAGACTGGGGCTTATCCCTTTGATTTGCGCCGAGAAGGTTTAGTTTTAGGTGAAGGCGCAGCCGTATTTGTCTTGGAATCAGCCGAATTGGCAAAACAGCGTCAGGCAAAAATTTATGGTGAAATTCTCGGTTTTGGCTTGACAACAGACGCATATCATCCCAACCAGCCAGAACCAGCAGGTAAAAGTGCGATCGCTGCTATCAAGCAATGCCTAGAACGCAGTAACCTAACACTAGCTGATATTGATTATATTCATGCTCATGGTACGGCCACTCTCCTCAATGACCGTATAGAAAGCAAGATAATTCAGCAGTTATTTCCCCAAGGTGTAGCCGTCAGTTCTACTAAAGGAGCTACAGGTCATACATTAGGAGCATCAGGAGCTTTGGGTGTGGCTTTTTCTCTGTTGGCATTAAAGCATCAAACTTTACCCCCTTGTGTGGGATTGCAGCAGTCAGAGTTTGATTTAAACTTAGTTACAGCAGCACACTACAGTAAAATTCAGCAAGTGCTGTGTTTCAGTTTTGGCTTTGGTGGTCAAAATGCGATCATTGCTTTGAGATAA
- a CDS encoding phosphotransferase: MTSAWDYFSAIAFDETAIKRVIIILLFNFFDYLGTISCVLYSVMQKPQNLQLSMQDVVEVLREWSFLGNLTVKPTNQGTVNTTFFVETQAGNFVLKLYNDTITNAQIQYEHSLLAHLKSCNLSFALPTPIPNLLGETLILVNQNHSLLRVALLPFISGQPAERKNLAHTYAVGQVLGELHHALAKFDLEAEMAQLPAWGDLEHIHPLVTDPLVALQSLKLPLKEQEYITKFLTKVIEAAPNLYKTLPVQTTHADYLSPNVLLIANRVVGVLDFEFATSDLRLMDYVAALDHFTRFSWQETPHWEFVQTFSAGYSKHISLIPAEVEALALVWRLQRASCIIYWTGWFLEGKATRQSVVDAVINTILLEEWFEENTTKMAAIFTN, translated from the coding sequence TTGACATCAGCTTGGGATTATTTCAGCGCGATCGCTTTTGACGAAACGGCTATTAAAAGAGTCATAATAATCCTGCTGTTCAACTTTTTTGACTATCTTGGCACAATATCCTGTGTGCTTTACTCGGTTATGCAAAAGCCTCAGAATTTGCAGTTATCCATGCAAGACGTTGTTGAAGTGCTTAGGGAATGGTCATTTCTTGGTAATTTAACAGTTAAACCAACAAACCAAGGTACAGTCAATACAACCTTTTTTGTAGAAACACAAGCTGGCAATTTTGTTTTAAAACTTTACAACGACACTATAACCAATGCACAAATTCAGTATGAACACTCACTGTTAGCACACCTGAAATCATGCAATTTGTCGTTTGCACTCCCAACTCCCATACCAAACTTGTTGGGTGAGACATTGATTTTAGTTAATCAAAATCACTCATTACTGCGCGTTGCTTTACTTCCTTTCATTTCAGGTCAGCCTGCGGAACGAAAAAATCTTGCTCATACTTATGCTGTTGGCCAAGTACTTGGAGAATTACATCACGCCCTTGCTAAATTTGATTTAGAGGCAGAAATGGCGCAATTACCAGCATGGGGAGATCTTGAGCATATTCATCCATTAGTGACAGATCCTTTGGTAGCACTGCAATCACTGAAATTACCTTTAAAAGAGCAAGAGTACATTACTAAGTTTTTAACAAAAGTTATTGAAGCTGCACCAAATTTATATAAAACACTTCCAGTACAAACAACTCATGCAGATTACCTTAGCCCTAATGTTCTGCTGATAGCAAACCGTGTAGTTGGGGTGTTGGATTTCGAGTTTGCAACTTCAGATTTGCGCTTAATGGATTATGTTGCAGCACTTGATCATTTCACCCGATTCTCTTGGCAAGAAACGCCGCATTGGGAGTTTGTGCAAACTTTCAGCGCAGGATATTCCAAGCATATTTCTTTGATTCCGGCTGAGGTAGAGGCGCTGGCGTTAGTTTGGCGTTTACAGAGAGCAAGCTGCATTATTTATTGGACAGGCTGGTTTCTTGAAGGGAAAGCAACCCGCCAGAGTGTAGTTGATGCAGTGATAAACACAATTCTGCTAGAAGAGTGGTTTGAGGAAAATACAACTAAGATGGCAGCAATTTTTACTAACTAG
- a CDS encoding folate/biopterin family MFS transporter, with protein MLIDSSGLSKVKDSVKEKIFFGHEPTAELIAILTVYFVQGILGLARLAVSFFLKDELLLSPAQVSALMGIVALPWIIKPVFGFVSDGLPIFGYRRRPYLVLSGILGAVSWVSLATIVDTSWAATAVIALGSLSVAVSDVIADSLVVERARVESQADAGSLQSLCWGASAVGGLVTAYFSGMLLQHFTTRTVFLITASFPLIVSAVAWLIAESPVSKDKSESDNTNSLSVRHQLVQLRRAITQKAIWLPTVFVFIWLSTPTAESAFFFFTTNELHFEPEFLGRVRLVTSAASLIGIWIFQRFLKSVSFRVIFGWSTVISAMLGMTMLLLVTHTNRALGIDDHWFSLGDSLILTVMGQISYMPVLVLAARLCPPGVEATLFALLMSISNLAAMVSYEFGAMIMHWLGITETNFELLWLLVIITNLSTLLPLPFLGWLPASNSETETPTLQPALAASGEQEFLPDLIPELMLREPESKAVE; from the coding sequence ATGCTGATTGACTCCTCTGGCTTGTCCAAGGTCAAAGACTCAGTAAAGGAAAAAATTTTCTTCGGTCATGAACCTACTGCCGAATTAATTGCGATTCTTACCGTCTACTTTGTCCAAGGAATTTTAGGATTGGCTCGTCTAGCCGTCAGCTTTTTCCTAAAAGATGAATTGTTACTCAGTCCAGCGCAGGTGTCCGCCCTCATGGGAATTGTCGCCCTACCTTGGATTATCAAGCCAGTGTTTGGTTTTGTATCCGATGGCTTACCCATATTTGGCTACCGCCGCCGTCCGTATTTGGTGCTATCTGGGATACTAGGAGCCGTTTCTTGGGTGAGTCTGGCAACAATAGTTGATACTAGCTGGGCGGCTACAGCAGTCATTGCTCTTGGTTCGCTCTCTGTTGCCGTTAGTGATGTAATAGCTGACTCACTGGTTGTAGAACGAGCCAGAGTCGAGTCACAAGCGGATGCAGGTTCCCTACAATCTCTGTGTTGGGGTGCTTCCGCTGTTGGAGGTTTAGTAACAGCATACTTTAGTGGAATGCTACTCCAACATTTCACTACCCGTACTGTATTTTTGATTACTGCTTCGTTTCCTCTTATCGTCTCCGCAGTAGCTTGGTTAATTGCCGAGTCTCCCGTCAGCAAAGACAAGAGCGAAAGTGATAACACTAATTCTTTAAGTGTTAGGCATCAACTGGTACAATTACGCCGAGCCATCACCCAAAAAGCCATTTGGCTACCAACAGTATTTGTATTTATTTGGCTATCGACTCCCACAGCAGAATCAGCCTTTTTCTTCTTCACAACCAACGAACTCCACTTTGAACCAGAATTTTTGGGGCGAGTCCGGTTGGTAACTAGTGCTGCTTCTTTAATTGGGATTTGGATTTTTCAGCGTTTTTTGAAAAGCGTCTCATTTCGTGTCATTTTTGGTTGGAGTACTGTTATTTCAGCGATGTTGGGTATGACAATGCTGTTGCTAGTAACTCACACCAACCGAGCTTTAGGTATCGATGACCATTGGTTTAGTTTGGGAGACAGTCTCATACTAACTGTGATGGGTCAAATCTCTTATATGCCAGTGTTGGTATTAGCAGCGAGACTTTGTCCTCCTGGAGTCGAAGCAACTTTATTTGCCTTGTTGATGTCAATATCAAACTTAGCAGCAATGGTTTCTTACGAATTTGGAGCCATGATTATGCATTGGCTGGGCATTACTGAAACCAACTTTGAGTTGCTTTGGCTATTGGTAATCATTACTAACCTCAGCACACTATTACCACTACCGTTCCTTGGTTGGCTGCCTGCTAGCAACTCGGAAACCGAAACTCCAACATTGCAGCCAGCACTAGCAGCAAGCGGTGAACAAGAATTTTTACCTGATTTAATACCTGAGTTAATGCTGCGAGAACCAGAATCAAAAGCAGTTGAATAA